In Flavobacterium okayamense, a single window of DNA contains:
- a CDS encoding DEAD/DEAH box helicase codes for MKFKELCLSAEILRAIDVMGHSQATQIQQQAIPFIVQGFDVIGCAQTGTGKTGAFSIPILELLSKSNKSSRNVIKALVLAPTRELAIQIDESFKMYGKFMPIKHTAIFGGVSQTNQLKVLKNGVEVLIATPGRLLDLIHQGFVDLSKIEILVLDEADHMLDMGFINDIKKILKFLPIKKQALLFSATMPTEIKKFASSILHQPKEISVAPVSSTADTVKQELYMVDKIDKSKLLIELLNKKKHNQSLVFTRTKHGADKLVKKLLKVGIKASAIHGNKSQGNRQRVLSDFKRNNISVLIATDIAARGIDINELPYVINYELPSVPETYVHRIGRTGRAGNNGVAVSFCDKDERKDLIGIQKLLGFTIPVIINN; via the coding sequence ATGAAATTTAAAGAATTATGCCTGAGTGCCGAAATACTCAGAGCAATCGATGTCATGGGACATTCTCAAGCAACGCAAATTCAACAACAAGCCATTCCTTTTATTGTACAAGGATTTGATGTTATTGGTTGTGCACAAACAGGCACAGGTAAAACGGGTGCCTTCTCTATTCCAATCTTAGAACTATTAAGTAAATCCAATAAATCTTCAAGAAATGTGATTAAAGCTTTGGTTTTAGCACCAACTCGCGAACTGGCTATTCAAATTGATGAAAGTTTTAAAATGTATGGCAAGTTTATGCCGATAAAGCATACGGCCATTTTTGGAGGAGTTTCTCAAACCAATCAATTAAAAGTTTTAAAAAATGGTGTTGAAGTTTTAATAGCGACTCCTGGTCGATTATTGGATCTTATTCATCAAGGTTTTGTTGACCTATCGAAAATTGAAATTTTAGTGTTAGATGAAGCAGATCATATGTTAGATATGGGCTTTATAAATGATATTAAAAAAATCCTAAAATTTTTACCTATAAAAAAACAAGCGTTGCTATTTTCTGCAACCATGCCTACAGAAATTAAAAAATTTGCTAGTAGTATTTTACATCAGCCAAAAGAAATTTCGGTTGCGCCGGTATCTTCAACTGCAGATACGGTAAAGCAAGAATTATACATGGTAGATAAAATAGATAAATCGAAACTGCTAATAGAGCTTTTAAATAAGAAAAAACATAATCAGTCACTTGTTTTTACACGTACAAAACATGGCGCTGATAAATTAGTTAAAAAGCTTCTAAAAGTTGGTATAAAAGCCTCAGCGATTCACGGTAATAAATCCCAAGGCAACAGACAACGTGTTTTAAGTGATTTTAAGCGAAATAATATTTCAGTCTTAATTGCAACGGATATTGCTGCAAGAGGTATTGATATAAATGAATTGCCTTACGTAATTAATTATGAATTACCTAGTGTTCCAGAGACATATGTTCATAGAATAGGCAGAACAGGAAGGGCTGGCAATAATGGCGTTGCAGTATCATTCTGTGATAAAGACGAGAGAAAAGATTTAATAGGAATTCAAAAATTATTAGGATTTACTATTCCTGTTATTATAAACAATTAA
- a CDS encoding cold-shock protein, which yields MGDSFFKKENNKKKVKKRQDKVQKREDRKVNNNKGKTLEEMIIYVDVNGNFTEIPPHLQKKEDDFSNFDNSIKNSGQKENFDYTGIIKFLSDKGYGFITEDKTQENVFFHSNQLAQTVVKNDKVKFRKEDSLKGFRAVSIKKI from the coding sequence ATGGGTGATTCATTTTTCAAAAAAGAAAACAATAAGAAGAAAGTAAAAAAAAGACAGGATAAAGTTCAAAAAAGAGAAGATAGAAAGGTAAATAATAACAAAGGGAAAACCTTAGAAGAAATGATTATTTATGTTGATGTAAATGGAAACTTCACAGAAATTCCACCACATCTTCAAAAAAAAGAAGACGATTTTTCAAATTTTGACAACTCAATTAAAAATTCAGGACAAAAAGAAAATTTTGATTATACCGGAATTATTAAATTCTTAAGTGATAAAGGCTATGGTTTTATAACGGAAGACAAAACTCAAGAAAACGTATTTTTTCATAGTAATCAATTAGCCCAAACGGTTGTTAAAAATGATAAGGTAAAATTTAGAAAGGAAGATTCTTTAAAAGGATTTAGAGCAGTAAGTATTAAAAAAATATAA
- a CDS encoding cold-shock protein, giving the protein MQEGKVKFYNESKGFGFIAINEGSDDVFVHSTGLLDNIKENDNVSFEVQRGPKGLNAINVKRLK; this is encoded by the coding sequence ATGCAAGAAGGTAAAGTAAAGTTTTACAACGAGAGTAAAGGTTTTGGTTTTATAGCCATAAACGAAGGTAGTGATGATGTTTTTGTACATAGTACAGGATTATTAGACAATATTAAAGAAAACGACAATGTTTCGTTTGAAGTACAACGAGGACCAAAAGGACTTAACGCAATCAATGTTAAGCGTTTAAAGTAA
- a CDS encoding DNA-3-methyladenine glycosylase I, translated as MQTKNRCAWCEKDDLYRDYHDNEWGKPIYDDATIFEFLILETFQAGLSWYTVLAKRENFRNAFEGFDVQKVANFSESKIASLCEDAGIIRNKLKIKAAVTNAQAFIKVKEEFGSFSKYIWDFVDGKPIDNKPKSLANVPATTEISDKLSKDLKKRGFKFVGSTVVYAHMQATGMVNDHVMDCWTRK; from the coding sequence ATGCAAACAAAAAACCGTTGTGCTTGGTGCGAAAAAGACGATTTGTATCGTGATTATCACGATAACGAATGGGGAAAACCTATTTATGACGATGCGACTATTTTTGAGTTTTTGATTTTAGAAACATTTCAAGCGGGCTTAAGTTGGTACACCGTTTTAGCTAAAAGAGAGAATTTCCGAAATGCATTTGAAGGGTTTGATGTGCAAAAAGTTGCCAATTTCTCTGAAAGTAAGATTGCATCACTTTGTGAAGATGCCGGAATTATTCGCAACAAATTAAAAATTAAAGCCGCAGTTACCAATGCACAAGCATTTATTAAAGTTAAAGAAGAGTTTGGAAGTTTTTCAAAATACATTTGGGATTTTGTTGACGGAAAACCAATAGACAATAAACCAAAAAGCTTAGCAAATGTTCCCGCCACAACTGAAATATCAGACAAACTAAGCAAGGATTTAAAAAAAAGAGGCTTTAAGTTTGTAGGTTCAACTGTAGTTTACGCACACATGCAAGCAACTGGAATGGTAAATGATCATGTAATGGATTGTTGGACGAGAAAGTAA
- the aat gene encoding leucyl/phenylalanyl-tRNA--protein transferase — MYFLSQELFFPPVEEASPEGVIAIGGDLSSERLILAYRSGIFPWFNDDEPILWWAPPERMVLFFEDLKISKSMRNVLNQNKFKVTFNTAFREVITNCKKIKRKDQPDTWITDEMVEAYCQLNKLGFAKSVEVWENEELVGGLYGIDLGHIFCGESMFSKVSNASKVAFIHLAKQLELANYKLLDCQVYNEHLASLGCVEIEREDFMIILNQ, encoded by the coding sequence ATGTATTTCCTTAGCCAAGAATTATTTTTTCCACCCGTTGAAGAAGCTTCACCAGAAGGCGTAATAGCTATTGGTGGTGATTTATCTTCAGAACGATTAATCTTAGCATACAGAAGCGGGATTTTCCCTTGGTTTAATGACGACGAACCCATTTTATGGTGGGCACCACCAGAACGAATGGTTTTATTTTTTGAAGATTTAAAGATTTCGAAAAGTATGCGAAATGTATTAAATCAAAATAAATTTAAAGTGACTTTCAACACTGCATTTCGTGAAGTAATAACCAACTGTAAAAAAATAAAGCGCAAAGACCAACCCGATACTTGGATTACTGATGAGATGGTTGAAGCCTATTGCCAACTAAACAAATTAGGATTCGCAAAAAGTGTTGAAGTTTGGGAAAACGAAGAACTTGTTGGTGGTTTATACGGAATAGATTTAGGTCATATTTTTTGTGGGGAAAGTATGTTTTCTAAAGTTTCAAATGCTAGTAAAGTTGCCTTTATTCATTTAGCAAAGCAATTAGAACTTGCTAATTACAAATTGTTAGATTGCCAAGTTTATAATGAACATTTAGCCTCTTTAGGTTGTGTAGAAATTGAACGCGAAGATTTTATGATCATTTTAAATCAATAA
- a CDS encoding DUF3127 domain-containing protein: MEVLGRVKMIGNVQQVSATFKKREMVVTTEEQYPQHIMIEFTQDKTDLLNQYNVGEQVRVSINLRGREWTNPQGETKYFNSIQGWRIERIQAEAPSNQMPQMPAADAFEPATNFNEEEHDDLPF, from the coding sequence ATGGAAGTTTTAGGAAGAGTTAAAATGATTGGAAATGTGCAACAAGTAAGTGCTACATTCAAAAAAAGAGAAATGGTAGTAACTACGGAAGAGCAATATCCACAACATATTATGATTGAATTTACACAAGACAAAACTGACTTGTTAAACCAATACAATGTTGGGGAACAAGTTCGTGTTTCAATCAATTTAAGAGGTAGAGAATGGACAAACCCACAAGGTGAAACAAAATATTTCAATTCTATTCAGGGCTGGAGAATTGAAAGAATTCAAGCTGAAGCTCCTTCAAATCAAATGCCTCAAATGCCAGCTGCTGATGCTTTTGAACCAGCAACTAATTTTAATGAGGAAGAGCACGACGATTTACCTTTTTAA
- a CDS encoding flavin reductase family protein has product MLTIDPKEIAPAKLQGYLQSAVAPRPIAFASTLDENGNPNLSPFSFFNVFSSNPPILIFSPARRVRDNTIKHTLINSKNTREVVINVVNYDIVQQMSLSSTEYPDGVNEFEKAGLTMVKSDIVKPFRVAESPVQFECKINDVVALGDKGGAGNLVICEVVKIHINEAVLDENGAIDQHKIDLVARCGGNWYSRSNLALFEVEKPLTTLGIGVDNVPEFVKESTIFNGNDLGKLGNIEAIPTEEEIAIFVAENFAVKAVLSSDDEQKKMQLAKDFLDKNETLKAWKVLLAKQ; this is encoded by the coding sequence ATGTTAACAATAGATCCAAAAGAAATTGCACCAGCAAAACTTCAAGGGTATTTACAAAGTGCAGTTGCGCCAAGACCTATAGCTTTTGCAAGTACTTTAGACGAAAATGGAAATCCGAATTTATCGCCATTTAGTTTTTTCAATGTATTTAGTTCAAATCCGCCCATATTAATTTTTTCTCCAGCGAGAAGAGTTCGTGATAATACCATAAAACACACTTTAATAAATTCGAAAAACACGCGTGAAGTTGTTATTAACGTTGTGAATTATGATATTGTGCAACAAATGTCTTTATCAAGTACAGAATATCCTGATGGCGTAAACGAGTTTGAAAAAGCAGGTTTAACAATGGTAAAATCAGATATCGTAAAACCGTTTCGTGTCGCTGAAAGTCCGGTTCAGTTTGAATGCAAAATAAATGATGTAGTAGCACTTGGCGATAAAGGTGGCGCAGGTAATTTAGTGATTTGCGAAGTGGTTAAAATCCATATAAACGAAGCTGTATTAGATGAAAATGGAGCTATTGATCAACATAAAATTGATTTAGTTGCTCGATGTGGTGGCAATTGGTACAGCCGTTCCAACTTAGCATTATTTGAAGTTGAAAAACCATTAACAACATTAGGAATTGGTGTTGACAATGTTCCAGAATTTGTAAAAGAAAGTACCATTTTTAATGGAAATGATTTAGGCAAATTAGGAAACATCGAAGCTATTCCAACAGAAGAAGAAATTGCTATATTTGTAGCAGAAAATTTTGCAGTTAAAGCAGTTTTAAGTTCAGATGATGAGCAAAAGAAAATGCAATTGGCAAAAGATTTTTTAGATAAAAACGAAACGCTTAAAGCGTGGAAAGTATTATTAGCAAAACAATAA
- a CDS encoding sensor histidine kinase, with the protein MQFSDKRTLTRWLIILTSFLIVVLIVWNTYNFFQIFKNEERVKMELWSTAQTTINNANEFTDLELALKIMGNNTSIPMILTMPNDSIINHNNIEEEVASNSKLLQKELNRLKSENTPIKMELSQSDYRLVYYGNSPLLNKLKYYPIALLLIIILFAAVVYNFYRATKMATQNKLWAGMAKETAHQIGTPLSSLIGWLELLKIENVDEVTLSEIEKDINRLQTIADRFSKIGSEPVLEKMNIIDETRNAYEYLKSRSSKQVHFSFTAPDHPIFVEINPALHSWTIENLVKNAIDAMKGKGELKVVVEEIENTVKIKVSDTGKGIAKKEFSKVFEPGFTTKKRGWGLGLSLTKRIVEDYHKGKIKVLNSEIGKGTTFQLMFQKYF; encoded by the coding sequence ATGCAGTTTTCAGATAAGCGAACTTTAACGCGATGGTTAATCATACTTACTTCATTTTTAATAGTTGTTCTTATTGTTTGGAATACCTATAATTTTTTCCAAATTTTTAAAAATGAAGAGCGTGTTAAAATGGAGTTGTGGTCTACAGCACAAACAACAATTAATAATGCGAATGAATTTACCGATTTAGAATTGGCTTTAAAAATTATGGGAAATAATACTTCAATTCCCATGATTTTAACAATGCCAAATGATTCCATTATCAATCATAATAATATTGAGGAAGAAGTTGCTTCAAATTCTAAATTACTTCAAAAAGAACTAAACCGATTAAAGTCGGAAAATACTCCCATAAAAATGGAACTTTCCCAATCTGATTATCGATTGGTTTATTACGGAAATTCACCTTTGCTAAATAAACTGAAATATTATCCAATTGCTCTTTTACTAATCATTATTTTGTTTGCAGCGGTTGTATATAATTTTTATCGCGCAACAAAGATGGCTACTCAAAATAAATTGTGGGCTGGTATGGCCAAGGAAACAGCTCATCAAATTGGCACGCCATTGTCGTCATTAATTGGTTGGTTAGAATTGCTAAAAATTGAAAATGTAGATGAAGTCACATTGTCAGAAATTGAAAAAGATATAAACCGATTACAAACAATTGCGGATAGATTTTCAAAAATAGGAAGTGAACCAGTTCTTGAAAAAATGAATATAATTGATGAAACTAGGAATGCTTACGAATATTTAAAAAGCAGAAGTTCTAAGCAAGTTCATTTTAGTTTTACGGCACCAGATCATCCAATTTTTGTAGAAATTAATCCTGCTTTACATAGTTGGACTATTGAGAACTTGGTAAAAAATGCAATTGATGCGATGAAAGGAAAGGGCGAATTAAAAGTTGTGGTTGAAGAAATTGAAAATACTGTAAAAATTAAAGTTTCAGATACTGGAAAAGGAATTGCAAAAAAAGAATTTAGTAAAGTTTTTGAACCAGGTTTTACAACAAAAAAGCGAGGTTGGGGCTTAGGTTTATCTTTAACAAAGCGTATTGTTGAAGATTATCATAAAGGAAAAATAAAAGTTTTAAATTCTGAAATAGGAAAAGGAACCACTTTTCAATTGATGTTTCAAAAGTATTTTTAA
- a CDS encoding HIT family protein, with product MASIFTKIINGEIPCYKIAEDENYFAFLDINPNAKGHTLCIPKQEINKIFDMEEEHYLGLMKFSRKVAKAVEKVVPCKRVGVAVVGLEVPHVHVHLIPLHDMDDMRFQRKTSLTKEEFESLAKQISENI from the coding sequence ATGGCTAGTATTTTCACAAAAATAATTAACGGAGAAATTCCTTGTTACAAAATTGCTGAAGATGAAAATTACTTCGCTTTTTTAGATATTAATCCGAATGCTAAAGGCCATACATTATGTATTCCTAAGCAAGAAATTAATAAAATCTTCGACATGGAAGAAGAGCATTATTTAGGATTGATGAAATTCTCTAGAAAAGTCGCTAAAGCTGTCGAAAAAGTTGTTCCTTGTAAACGCGTAGGCGTTGCAGTTGTAGGACTTGAAGTTCCTCACGTTCACGTACATTTAATTCCATTACATGATATGGATGACATGCGTTTTCAACGAAAGACTTCTTTAACCAAGGAAGAATTCGAAAGTTTAGCCAAACAAATTTCTGAAAACATATAA
- the greA gene encoding transcription elongation factor GreA — MSNVSYYTAEGLKKLKDELDHLKAVERPKASQAIADARDKGDLSENAEYDAAKEAQGLLEMKIAKMEEVVANARLIDESQLDVSKVLVLSTVKIKNQTNGMEMKYTLVAESEADLKTGKISVTSPIGKGLLGKKVGEIAEVKVPNGTMNFEILEITRD, encoded by the coding sequence ATGAGTAACGTATCTTATTACACCGCAGAAGGTTTAAAAAAATTAAAAGACGAATTAGATCATTTAAAAGCTGTTGAGCGCCCAAAAGCCTCTCAAGCTATTGCTGACGCTCGTGATAAAGGAGATTTGTCTGAAAATGCTGAATATGACGCTGCAAAAGAAGCGCAAGGTCTTTTAGAAATGAAAATTGCCAAAATGGAAGAAGTTGTTGCTAACGCACGATTAATAGACGAATCTCAATTAGATGTTTCAAAAGTATTAGTACTTTCTACTGTTAAGATTAAAAATCAAACTAACGGTATGGAAATGAAATATACTTTAGTAGCTGAAAGTGAAGCCGATTTAAAAACAGGAAAAATATCAGTTACATCTCCAATTGGAAAAGGTTTATTAGGAAAGAAGGTTGGCGAAATTGCTGAAGTTAAAGTTCCAAACGGAACTATGAATTTTGAAATTTTAGAAATCACAAGAGACTAA
- a CDS encoding Rieske (2Fe-2S) protein → MKKVFSIVLLLLISLSCTKDSVSNNNPYLPTYRFSTVVDLTLPLNIQLQFPGNAIEYNQVGVGILNKIFIINTGTGFFAFDAACPNQGVSSCSEMSLVGIKAVCPCDGAQYSLYNGQAQDKEYPMLQYRVEILSQTSIRVYN, encoded by the coding sequence ATGAAAAAAGTATTTTCAATAGTTTTATTACTATTAATATCGCTAAGTTGTACTAAAGATTCTGTTTCAAATAATAATCCTTATTTACCCACTTATAGGTTTAGTACTGTTGTTGATTTAACTTTGCCTTTAAACATTCAACTTCAGTTTCCAGGAAATGCAATTGAATACAATCAAGTGGGTGTTGGTATTTTAAATAAGATTTTTATTATAAATACAGGTACAGGTTTTTTTGCTTTTGATGCAGCGTGTCCAAATCAAGGGGTGAGTAGTTGTTCTGAAATGAGTTTAGTTGGTATAAAAGCAGTATGCCCTTGTGATGGAGCTCAATATAGTCTTTATAATGGGCAAGCACAAGATAAAGAGTATCCAATGCTCCAATATAGAGTTGAAATTTTAAGTCAAACCTCAATAAGAGTTTATAATTAA